From Nicotiana tabacum cultivar K326 chromosome 15, ASM71507v2, whole genome shotgun sequence, the proteins below share one genomic window:
- the LOC142169564 gene encoding uncharacterized protein LOC142169564, with protein MVIGTEDNSTPANGTFGNSTPTGSSFPSIDHNHPLYLQPTDTPGSSLVSIQLTGSDNYALWSRAMRIGLLGKSKLGFVDGRFPKSKFEPEFHDLWVKVNAVVLSWIINVVRPGLLSSVLYASSAHRVWEDQKERFDKVNGSRVLFLHRKIHNLTQESMTIADYISKLRDLWDEFDTLMPCPGCPCPESKQYAQHFEAQRLLQFLTGLNDSYAQSRNQIMMMTPVPTINKAYSLLVDQESQRNLVSMAQVTQLAEGLESTALYGNKGSNVTS; from the coding sequence ATGGTAATTGGCACTGAAGACAACAGTACACCAGCTAATGGCACTTTTGGCAACTCTACCCCAACTGGTTCGTCATTTCCCTCTATTGATCATAATCACCCACTGTACCTACAACCAACTGACACACCAGGTAGTTCTCTAGTCTCTATTCAATTGACTGGGTCTGATAACTATGCCTTGTGGAGTCGTGCTATGAGAATTGGTTTGTTAGGAAAAAGTAAGTTAGGTTTTGTCGATGGAAGGTTTCCAAAATCAAAGTTCGAACCAGAGTTTCATGATTTGTGGGTAAAGGTTAATGCTGTTGTTTTGTCTTGGATAATAAATGTTGTTAGGCCTGGTTTGCTGAGTAGTGTATTATATGCATCTAGTGCTCACAGGGTGTGGGAAGATCAAAAAGAAAGATTTGACAAAGTGAATGGTTCTAGAGTATTGTTTCTTCATagaaaaatacataatttgactCAAGAAAGCATGACTATAGCAGACTACATCTCAAAACTGAgagatttatgggatgagtttgATACTCTAATGCCTTGCCCAGGTTGTCCATGTCCTGAGTCTAAACAGTATGCTCAACACTTTGAGGCTCAAAGACTGTTGCAGTTTCTTACTGGTTTGAATGACTCCTATGCACAGTCAAGAAATCAAATTATGATGATGACTCCAGTGCCTACTATTAACAAGGCCTATTCACTACTTGTTGATCAAGAGAGTCAAAGAAATCTAGTAAGCATGGCTCAGGTTACACAACTTGCAGAAGGTCTAGAGAGCACTGCTCTGTATGGCAATAAAGGTTCAAATGTCACAAGTTGA